The following proteins are encoded in a genomic region of Oryctolagus cuniculus chromosome 13, mOryCun1.1, whole genome shotgun sequence:
- the C13H1orf53 gene encoding uncharacterized protein C1orf53 homolog isoform X2, translating into MANRQARALAGAALGRPRPAAPPPGPLRVEAGSRLSRGLTLCSAAEGDRGGAAAADSQGRPETAQRRPAAGELTAAERRIAELHAAACAAGQLNYVDPATGYVVLTQLAHLQRGECCGSACRHCPYGQVNVKDPSKKKQFNSYFYV; encoded by the exons ATGGCGAACCGGCAGGCCCGCGCGCTGGCGGGCGCCGCGCTCGGCCGGCCGCGGCCCGCAGCCCCGCCGCCCGGACCTCTCCGGGTGGAAGCGGGGTCCCGGCTGTCGCGCGGTTTAACTCTCTGCTCCGCGGCCGAGGGAGACCGCGGCGGCGCCGCTGCAGCCGACTCACAGGGCAGGCCGGAGACGGCCCAGAGGCGCCCGGCGGCCGGCGAGTTAACGGCGGCGGAGCGGCGGATCGCGGAGCTGCACGCGGCCGCGTGCGCG GCTGGCCAGCTAAATTACGTGGATCCAGCTACTGGCTACGTGGTGCTCACGCAGCTGGCCCACTTGCAGAGGGGCGAGTGCTGCGGCTCTGCCTGCAGACAC TGTCCATATGGTCAAGTCAATGTTAAAGACCCATCTAAAAAGAAGCAAttcaattcatatttttatgtttga
- the C13H1orf53 gene encoding uncharacterized protein C1orf53 homolog isoform X1, with protein sequence MVRPKELSDRRREAVRGAVRGASGAVVSGSAQGGCSRCGASRPAVQSLPARSAPGVPLLRFRPDYLLMRGEAAENGSNTCAPAACVGDPGGVPGLAQPWFWSCLGSASAGWPAKLRGSSYWLRGAHAAGPLAEGRVLRLCLQTLSIWSSQC encoded by the exons ATGGTGCGCCCGAAGGAGTTGTCTGACAGACGTAGGGAAGCAGTGCGTGGAGCAGTGCGTGGAGCGTCGGGCGCGGTGGTGAGCGGTTCTGCACAGGGCGGGTGTTCCCGCTGTGGAGCGAGCCGGCCCGCCGTTCAGTCCCTGCCTGCCAGGAGTGCACCTGGAGtcccgctgctccgcttccggCCCGACTACCTGCTGATGCGCGGGGAAGCCGCggaaaatggctcaaatacttgtgcccctgccgcctgcgtgggagacccgggtggagttcccggcttggcccagccctggttctggTCCTGTTTGGGGAGTGCATCTGCAG GCTGGCCAGCTAAATTACGTGGATCCAGCTACTGGCTACGTGGTGCTCACGCAGCTGGCCCACTTGCAGAGGGGCGAGTGCTGCGGCTCTGCCTGCAGACAC TGTCCATATGGTCAAGTCAATGTTAA